A genomic segment from Candidatus Poseidoniia archaeon encodes:
- the argS gene encoding arginine--tRNA ligase, with amino-acid sequence MTHAKALAAAEETVATALQELDWPALPLDRRPQQGDLAVICFPAAKQLRQPPDALAAELAAALADRGLRATADGGYCNITLDWRPLAAPLLAEISAGDFGTRTPTGRRVLIEHTSANATGPFHMGRARNPIIGDTLARLLRYAGDEVATEYYVNDMGRQAATLAYGLRHFAPGDAPKVDHALVECYRQANAALEEDPAAKEAIYALMERCEEGDAEAVAEVAGAAEKMLAGMRESLARLGAEADTYFHESALVAGGAVNDVIERLAQSALCGDDDGAKFLDLAGHGIAGRNQRFFFTRKSGLSLYTTRDVAYHLDKFGRCDMALNVLGEDHKLQSQLLGIALGELGAPVPEAVFYAFVNLPGGKMSTRAGRVVYLDDMLDEAQQRALAELVQRRPDMASAQRQALATAIGTGALRYNILRVQAEKGFTFRWQDALSFEGDSAPFAMYSHARCCAILRRADGTPGGEPPGELHPTEEALLRQLARWPATVARAAGERKLHLLPPCAHGLAGALNGFYRDCPVIGSDAEEFRLALVDATRRVLADVLGLLGVVAPEEM; translated from the coding sequence GTGACCCACGCAAAAGCGCTCGCTGCGGCCGAAGAAACGGTCGCTACCGCGCTACAGGAACTGGACTGGCCGGCGCTACCGCTCGACCGCCGCCCGCAGCAGGGCGACCTGGCGGTTATCTGCTTCCCCGCTGCGAAACAGCTGCGGCAGCCACCCGATGCGCTGGCGGCAGAGCTGGCGGCTGCGCTCGCCGACCGTGGACTGCGCGCGACGGCCGACGGCGGCTACTGCAACATCACGCTCGACTGGCGTCCGCTGGCTGCGCCGTTGCTGGCCGAAATCAGCGCTGGCGATTTCGGCACCCGCACCCCGACTGGCCGCCGCGTGCTGATTGAGCACACTTCGGCCAATGCCACCGGCCCGTTCCACATGGGGCGCGCGCGTAACCCGATTATCGGCGATACGCTGGCGCGACTGCTGCGCTACGCGGGCGACGAGGTCGCGACCGAGTACTACGTCAACGACATGGGCCGGCAGGCGGCCACGCTCGCGTACGGTCTGCGCCACTTCGCGCCGGGCGACGCGCCGAAGGTCGACCACGCGCTGGTCGAATGCTATCGGCAGGCGAACGCCGCGCTCGAGGAGGACCCCGCCGCGAAGGAGGCGATTTACGCGCTGATGGAGCGCTGCGAGGAGGGCGACGCGGAAGCGGTCGCCGAGGTCGCCGGCGCCGCCGAAAAGATGCTGGCGGGCATGCGCGAATCGCTGGCGCGGCTGGGCGCCGAGGCCGACACGTATTTCCACGAGTCGGCGCTCGTTGCCGGTGGAGCCGTCAACGACGTTATCGAACGGCTGGCGCAGTCCGCGCTCTGCGGCGACGATGACGGGGCGAAATTCCTCGACCTGGCAGGGCACGGCATCGCCGGCCGCAACCAGCGCTTCTTCTTCACGCGTAAGAGCGGATTGAGCCTCTACACGACGCGCGACGTCGCCTACCATCTCGACAAGTTCGGCCGCTGCGACATGGCGCTGAACGTCCTCGGTGAGGACCACAAACTGCAGTCGCAGCTGCTGGGCATCGCGCTGGGCGAACTCGGCGCCCCAGTGCCTGAAGCGGTGTTTTACGCCTTCGTCAACCTGCCGGGCGGCAAGATGTCGACCCGCGCCGGACGCGTCGTCTACCTCGACGACATGCTCGACGAAGCGCAGCAGCGCGCGCTGGCGGAACTCGTGCAGCGCCGCCCCGACATGGCTTCCGCGCAGCGGCAGGCGCTGGCGACCGCCATCGGAACGGGGGCATTGCGCTACAACATCCTGCGCGTGCAGGCCGAAAAGGGCTTCACTTTCCGCTGGCAGGACGCGCTGAGCTTCGAGGGAGACTCGGCGCCGTTCGCGATGTATTCGCACGCGCGCTGCTGCGCCATCCTGCGCCGCGCCGACGGGACGCCGGGTGGCGAGCCACCCGGCGAGCTGCACCCGACCGAGGAGGCGCTGCTGCGGCAGCTCGCACGCTGGCCGGCGACGGTCGCACGCGCTGCCGGCGAGCGCAAGCTGCACCTGCTGCCGCCCTGCGCGCATGGCCTGGCGGGGGCGCTGAACGGCTTCTACCGCGACTGCCCGGTGATTGGCTCCGACGCCGAGGAGTTCCGGCTGGCGCTGGTCGACGCAACGCGACGCGTGCTGGCGGATGTGCTGGGGCTGCTGGGCGTAGTCGCGCCGGAGGAGATGTAG